Proteins encoded by one window of Leopardus geoffroyi isolate Oge1 chromosome X, O.geoffroyi_Oge1_pat1.0, whole genome shotgun sequence:
- the RBMX gene encoding RNA-binding motif protein, X chromosome isoform X1, whose translation MVEADRPGKLFIGGLNTETNEKALEAVFGKYGRIVEVLLMKDRETNKSRGFAFVTFESPADAKDAARDMNGKSLDGKAIKVEQATKPSFESGRRGPPPPPRSRGPPRGLRGGRGGSGGTRGPPSRGGHMDDGGYSMNFNMSSSRGPLPVKRGPPPRSGGPPPKRSAPSGPVRSSSGMGGRAPVSRGRDSYGGPPRREPLPSRRDVYLSPRDDGYSTKDSYSSRDYPSSRDTRDYAPPPRDYTYRDYGHSSSRDDYPSRGYSDRDGYGRDRDYSDHPSGGSYRDSYESYGNSRSAPPTRGPPPSYGGSSRYDDYSSSRDGYGGSRDSYSSSRSDLYSSGRDRVGRQERGLPPSMERGYPPPRDSYSSSSRGAPRGGGRGGSRSDRGGGRSRY comes from the exons atggttgAAGCAGATCGCCCAGGAAAGCTTTTCATTGGTGGCCtcaatacagaaacaaatgaaaaagcccTTGAAGCCGTATTTGGCAAATATGGACGAATAGTGGAAG TTCTGTTGATGAAAGATCGCGAAACCAACAAATCGAGAGGATTTGCTTTTGTCACCTTTGAAAGCCCAGCAGATGCTAAGGATGCAGCCAGAGACATGAACGGAAAG TCCTTAGATGGAAAAGCCATCAAGGTAGAACAAGCCACTAAACCGTCATTTGAAAGTGGCAGACGTGGACCACCTCCACCCCCAAGAAGCAGAGGCCCCCCAAGAGGTCTTAGGGGCggaagaggaggaagtggaggaaccAGGGGACCTCCCTCACGTGGAGGGCACATGG atgATGGTGGTTATTCCATGAATTTTAACATGAGTTCTTCCAGGGGACCACTTCCAGTAAAAAGAGGACCTCCACCAAGAAGTGGCGGCCCTCCTCCTAAAAGATCAGCCCCTTCAGGACCAGTTCGCAGTAGCAGTGGAATGGGAGGAAGAG CTCCTGTGTCACGTGGAAGAGACAGTTATGGAGGCCCACCTCGAAGGGAACCCCTGCCCTCTCGTAGAGATGTTTATTTGTCCCCAAGAGATGACGGATATTCTACTAAAGACAG ctaTTCAAGCAGAGATTACCCAAGTTCTCGTGATACAAGAGATTATGCACCACCCCCGAGAGATTATACTTACCGTGACTATGGTCATTCCAGTTCACGTGATGACTACCCATCAAGAGGCTATAG TGATAGAGATGGCTATGGTCGTGATCGTGACTATTCAGATCATCCGAGTGGAGGCTCCTACAGAGATTCATATGAGAGTTATG GTAACTCACGTAGTGCTCCACCTACACGAGGGCCCCCGCCATCTTATGGTGGAAGCAGTCGCTATGATGATTACAGCAGCTCACGTGACGGATATGGTGGAAGTCGAGACAGTTACTCAAGCAGCCGAAGTGATCTCTACTCAAGTGGTCGTGATCGGGTTGGCAGACAAGAAAGAGGGCTTCCCCCTTCTATGGAAAGGGGGTACCCTCCTCCACGTGATTCCTACAGCAGTTCAAGCCGCGGAGCACCAAGAGGTGGTGGCCGTGGAGGAAGCCGATCTGATAGAGGGGGAGGCAGAAGCAgatattaa
- the RBMX gene encoding RNA-binding motif protein, X chromosome isoform X2, with protein MVEADRPGKLFIGGLNTETNEKALEAVFGKYGRIVEVLLMKDRETNKSRGFAFVTFESPADAKDAARDMNGKSLDGKAIKVEQATKPSFESGRRGPPPPPRSRGPPRGLRGGRGGSGGTRGPPSRGGHMDDGGYSMNFNMSSSRGPLPVKRGPPPRSGGPPPKRSAPSGPVRSSSGMGGRAPVSRGRDSYGGPPRREPLPSRRDVYLSPRDDGYSTKDSYSSRDYPSSRDTRDYAPPPRDYTYRDYGHSSSRDDYPSRGYSDRDGYGRDRDYSDHPSGGSYRDSYESYG; from the exons atggttgAAGCAGATCGCCCAGGAAAGCTTTTCATTGGTGGCCtcaatacagaaacaaatgaaaaagcccTTGAAGCCGTATTTGGCAAATATGGACGAATAGTGGAAG TTCTGTTGATGAAAGATCGCGAAACCAACAAATCGAGAGGATTTGCTTTTGTCACCTTTGAAAGCCCAGCAGATGCTAAGGATGCAGCCAGAGACATGAACGGAAAG TCCTTAGATGGAAAAGCCATCAAGGTAGAACAAGCCACTAAACCGTCATTTGAAAGTGGCAGACGTGGACCACCTCCACCCCCAAGAAGCAGAGGCCCCCCAAGAGGTCTTAGGGGCggaagaggaggaagtggaggaaccAGGGGACCTCCCTCACGTGGAGGGCACATGG atgATGGTGGTTATTCCATGAATTTTAACATGAGTTCTTCCAGGGGACCACTTCCAGTAAAAAGAGGACCTCCACCAAGAAGTGGCGGCCCTCCTCCTAAAAGATCAGCCCCTTCAGGACCAGTTCGCAGTAGCAGTGGAATGGGAGGAAGAG CTCCTGTGTCACGTGGAAGAGACAGTTATGGAGGCCCACCTCGAAGGGAACCCCTGCCCTCTCGTAGAGATGTTTATTTGTCCCCAAGAGATGACGGATATTCTACTAAAGACAG ctaTTCAAGCAGAGATTACCCAAGTTCTCGTGATACAAGAGATTATGCACCACCCCCGAGAGATTATACTTACCGTGACTATGGTCATTCCAGTTCACGTGATGACTACCCATCAAGAGGCTATAG TGATAGAGATGGCTATGGTCGTGATCGTGACTATTCAGATCATCCGAGTGGAGGCTCCTACAGAGATTCATATGAGAGTTATG